From Verrucomicrobiota bacterium:
ACCCAGTGGGCACAGAACCCAAAGCCTTTGGCGCGGGCGAACTGGCGCTGCAAGACCGTTGGTATCCCATTCAGGTGAAGCAAAAGGATAAGGCGGGCCGCCCGGACATTGATCAATTTGAAACCGCCATGCGCCGCTCCAACCGCGAAAAGGGATTCTTCATCTCCTTCGACTTCTCCGAGGACGCCCTGCGCGAGATTGACCGTTTCTTCAAAGAAGAACACCGCATCATCGTGGCCTTGACAGTCAAAGAAATCTTGGAAGAACATATTGCGCGGAAATTGGCATAATTATCTGCATGGGTTGTTTATTATTTTCCGCCGCCAATAAACTAGCGTTGCCCCGATAGCTAGCAGCGCCCAGGTTGAAGGCTCCGGCACCGCGCCCGCTATAATTGGCGTGTTGGGATCAGTCTCGTAAGCCCAACCGAAGATTTGCCCGGAGGCATCATTGGGATAGTTATAAACCTCCATCCAGCCGTAATGCATCGCTCCACCTATTTCAAACTTGAATCCAATGAAGGCGTTTGTATCTGAAAATTTTCCGCTATAAAAATATTCTCCGTCAAAAATCGCGCTGCCCCCAATCACTACAGTGCCTCCGGCAACCATACTCGCATTTACCCATTGATAGGACGGACTAGATGAAGCGACAAGCTCACCGCGACCGATCGGCATCACCATATACCCTCCGTCGGTGGCGACGTTATTATTACCTAGTGGCTGGAGATATACTGCTGTCAGAGTGCAAATGAGCAGATAATCATCACCCCCATCCCCATTCAAATCCAAACCCGTAGTGCGGTCTATGGAATTTCCATAACCAAGTATATCTGGTGGTGTCGTGTAAATAATTTCGCCCCAGGAACGGGTTGCGTGCATGA
This genomic window contains:
- a CDS encoding PEP-CTERM sorting domain-containing protein, encoding MKKILLLLIFVVIMHATRSWGEIIYTTPPDILGYGNSIDRTTGLDLNGDGGDDYLLICTLTAVYLQPLGNNNVATDGGYMVMPIGRGELVASSSPSYQWVNASMVAGGTVVIGGSAIFDGEYFYSGKFSDTNAFIGFKFEIGGAMHYGWMEVYNYPNDASGQIFGWAYETDPNTPIIAGAVPEPSTWALLAIGATLVYWRRKIINNPCR